In Dehalococcoidia bacterium, a single window of DNA contains:
- a CDS encoding LemA family protein produces MKRFGWLIAIGLVLVIILAIGLGIAGSYNGLVKKSQAVDSQLAQVETQYQRRFDLIPNMVATVKGYLKQELAIFGEITEARAAYGSAQTVEEKSAASIQFENALSRLLVIVEDNPEIKSDKVMIGLMDELAGTENRISVERKRYNDAVRDYNTAVKSFPTNIIAGIFNFDEREYFASVSGADKPPVVEF; encoded by the coding sequence ATGAAACGTTTCGGCTGGTTGATCGCCATCGGGTTGGTCCTGGTAATCATACTGGCGATAGGCCTGGGAATTGCCGGCAGCTACAACGGTCTGGTTAAAAAATCCCAGGCAGTTGATTCGCAACTGGCACAGGTCGAGACGCAATACCAGCGCCGCTTTGACCTGATACCTAACATGGTCGCCACGGTCAAGGGCTATCTGAAGCAGGAACTGGCTATTTTTGGCGAGATAACGGAGGCGCGAGCTGCCTATGGCTCCGCGCAAACGGTAGAGGAGAAATCAGCGGCTTCCATCCAGTTTGAGAATGCCCTGAGCCGTTTGCTGGTCATCGTAGAGGATAATCCTGAAATAAAATCTGACAAGGTTATGATAGGACTGATGGATGAACTGGCCGGCACCGAGAACCGCATCAGCGTGGAACGCAAGCGCTATAACGATGCCGTGCGCGATTATAACACGGCCGTAAAGAGCTTCCCCACCAACATAATCGCCGGCATCTTCAATTTTGACGAGCGCGAGTACTTTGCCAGTGTCTCCGGGGCCGACAAGCCGCCGGTCGTGGAGTTCTGA
- a CDS encoding ImmA/IrrE family metallo-endopeptidase → MKLPGQSRHASKRLNDAVAEVQDGLGRNIVFLSLEQFGDPLIRRTVRGYHDSYNGVERIWLDSSLPYTAQEATAAHELAHVMQHKERYPQASSLAGARDQPLIPTLEHLAARTNNLVMDESADLWAARRGFDMGKALVNIGLERLIAGLNHKAVEAEAVDWDGYYTSLKKLAQEVTHARQIKPFTIGAEIDTQVMTLDYAGLSLRLGRYGLFKELDSLWAEHWPVSRKMGKELAAIIRLNGVESREKCRKALEKIIAFLKIPAPLIIIR, encoded by the coding sequence ATGAAACTTCCCGGACAGTCCCGGCACGCCTCAAAAAGACTGAATGATGCCGTTGCTGAGGTTCAGGACGGCCTGGGACGGAATATCGTTTTCCTCTCGCTTGAGCAATTTGGCGACCCCCTCATAAGGAGAACTGTGCGCGGCTACCACGACAGCTATAACGGAGTAGAGCGTATCTGGCTGGACTCCTCGCTGCCCTACACTGCACAGGAAGCCACCGCCGCCCACGAGCTGGCGCACGTAATGCAGCACAAAGAGCGGTATCCTCAGGCATCGAGCCTCGCAGGCGCGCGCGACCAGCCCCTCATCCCCACCCTCGAACATCTGGCCGCCAGGACAAACAACCTGGTGATGGACGAGTCCGCCGATTTATGGGCTGCGAGGCGTGGTTTTGACATGGGAAAAGCCCTCGTCAACATCGGTTTGGAGCGACTGATAGCCGGTTTAAACCATAAAGCGGTCGAAGCTGAGGCTGTGGATTGGGACGGCTACTACACGAGTCTGAAAAAGCTGGCGCAAGAGGTGACCCATGCCAGACAAATTAAACCTTTCACCATCGGGGCGGAGATAGATACCCAGGTAATGACACTGGACTACGCCGGGTTGTCTCTGCGTCTAGGGCGCTACGGCCTTTTCAAAGAACTGGACTCGCTGTGGGCAGAGCACTGGCCGGTATCCAGAAAGATGGGAAAAGAGCTAGCCGCTATAATCAGGTTGAATGGCGTAGAAAGCCGCGAAAAATGCCGGAAGGCGCTTGAGAAAATCATCGCCTTCTTAAAAATCCCGGCTCCGCTGATAATCATCCGCTAG
- a CDS encoding ABC transporter ATP-binding protein, which yields MLSLNNISKSYAQRVLFSQVSLNIGARDRLALLGANGSGKSTLLEIIAGELAPDGGAITRRKGLTVGYLRQESSVGSSRALLKEVTSAAGLINRLGHRIQAVQEELAEGADGATQAVLLAELGDLQHRFEAAGGYDVEQEARVILCGLGFRDSDYERPLSDFSGGWRMRAELARILLQNPDLLLLDEPTNHLDLETQLWFEEYLKTYQGAVLLTSHDRAFLNRVVSKVLAIETGRVSVYSGNYDNYVEARQMELEVLEATAKRQSIKIEQEERFINRFRAKNTKATQVQSRIRKLEKLERIEVPRLAKKIRFSFPEPPHSGSDVIMLNHVSKSYGANTVYRDLNLLLRRGDRVALVGPNGAGKTTLLKILAGMLTFENGERRLGHAVITAYYAQHQLELLEPNNTAVAELRRVAPPDTEDVRLRAILGGFLFSGDDAYKEVSVLSGGEKARLALAKMLTQPANFLLMDEPTNHLDIASREVLTDALEAYRGTLCFITHDRTLIRQIATSIIEVKAGDITVYQGDYDSYLYHKSLLSPEDENPQRCLMSVKKTPAPGSRQKRALSGELRSDYYAKSTPLKKRIEKLEAELSRIESEVKDLEKRFARPEHYKDSQEVVSSIERHRALKAQAEELTETWGALSSEADRLRAEFETALSRLEGEEG from the coding sequence ATGCTCAGTCTGAATAACATTTCCAAGTCCTACGCCCAGCGCGTTCTTTTCAGCCAGGTCAGCTTGAATATCGGCGCGCGCGACCGCCTGGCCTTGCTCGGCGCCAACGGCAGCGGCAAGAGCACGCTGCTGGAGATAATCGCCGGCGAACTCGCCCCCGACGGCGGCGCGATAACCCGCCGCAAAGGGCTTACCGTGGGCTATCTGCGCCAGGAAAGTAGCGTGGGTTCAAGCCGTGCGTTGCTCAAAGAGGTAACCTCAGCCGCCGGCCTCATCAACCGTCTGGGGCACCGCATCCAGGCGGTACAGGAGGAGTTGGCCGAGGGGGCGGATGGGGCAACCCAGGCCGTGCTGCTCGCCGAGCTTGGCGATTTGCAGCACCGCTTTGAAGCCGCCGGAGGCTACGACGTGGAGCAGGAAGCTCGCGTCATCCTGTGCGGGCTGGGTTTCCGCGACTCCGATTATGAACGCCCTCTTTCAGATTTCAGCGGAGGCTGGAGGATGCGCGCCGAACTGGCCAGGATACTGCTGCAGAACCCGGACCTGCTGCTGCTCGACGAGCCCACCAATCACCTCGACCTGGAAACCCAGCTATGGTTCGAAGAATATCTAAAAACCTATCAAGGGGCCGTATTACTAACCTCGCATGACCGCGCTTTTCTCAACCGCGTCGTAAGCAAAGTACTGGCTATAGAAACAGGCAGGGTCTCAGTCTATTCGGGCAATTATGACAACTACGTAGAGGCCAGGCAGATGGAGCTCGAAGTGCTGGAAGCGACAGCCAAACGACAGAGCATCAAAATCGAGCAGGAAGAACGCTTCATCAACCGCTTCCGCGCCAAGAATACCAAGGCCACCCAGGTGCAGAGCCGCATCAGGAAACTGGAGAAACTGGAACGCATCGAAGTGCCGCGCCTGGCCAAAAAGATACGCTTCAGTTTCCCCGAGCCGCCCCATTCAGGCTCCGATGTTATCATGTTGAATCACGTGTCCAAGTCGTACGGCGCCAACACCGTCTATAGAGATTTGAATCTGTTGCTGCGCCGAGGAGACAGAGTAGCGCTGGTCGGGCCCAACGGCGCCGGCAAAACCACCCTGCTAAAAATACTGGCCGGAATGCTCACCTTTGAAAATGGCGAGCGCCGGCTGGGACACGCCGTCATCACGGCCTATTACGCACAGCACCAGCTTGAGCTTTTGGAACCGAACAATACAGCAGTGGCCGAACTACGCAGGGTGGCTCCGCCGGATACCGAAGACGTGAGGTTGAGGGCCATACTGGGCGGGTTTTTATTCTCCGGAGATGATGCGTACAAAGAAGTATCCGTCCTCTCGGGCGGCGAGAAAGCCCGCCTGGCGCTGGCCAAGATGCTTACCCAGCCCGCCAATTTCCTGCTGATGGACGAACCCACCAACCACCTCGATATCGCCTCGCGCGAAGTGCTTACCGACGCCCTGGAAGCCTACCGCGGCACGCTGTGTTTCATCACCCACGACCGCACCCTCATCCGCCAGATTGCCACCAGCATCATAGAGGTGAAGGCGGGTGACATCACGGTTTACCAGGGAGATTACGACAGCTACCTGTATCACAAATCTCTTTTGTCGCCGGAAGATGAGAATCCGCAGCGCTGTCTCATGTCCGTAAAAAAGACTCCCGCGCCCGGCTCGAGACAGAAGCGCGCGCTTTCCGGCGAGCTTCGCAGCGACTATTACGCCAAAAGCACGCCGCTCAAAAAGCGCATCGAGAAGTTAGAAGCGGAGCTGTCGCGCATAGAAAGCGAAGTCAAAGACCTCGAAAAACGTTTTGCCCGGCCGGAACACTACAAGGATTCGCAGGAAGTGGTGTCCAGCATTGAGAGGCACCGGGCGCTTAAAGCACAGGCTGAGGAACTCACTGAGACCTGGGGAGCACTCTCATCTGAAGCCGACCGACTGCGTGCGGAATTCGAGACAGCCCTGAGTCGCCTGGAAGGTGAAGAAGGATAG
- a CDS encoding metallopeptidase family protein codes for MDRKRFEVLVAAAVAGLPEQFRNLLENVDVVVEDFPSRAQNRKASERGTLLGLYEGVPLTGRGIGYSMVVPDKITIFQNAIESIFVSDIEIEREVRQVVLHEIAHHFGLDDRRLEQIESEKQAKHGRS; via the coding sequence ATGGATAGGAAGCGCTTTGAAGTGCTGGTGGCTGCGGCGGTAGCCGGTCTGCCGGAGCAGTTCCGCAATCTGCTGGAAAACGTAGACGTTGTGGTGGAAGATTTTCCGAGCCGAGCGCAGAACCGCAAAGCATCAGAAAGGGGAACGCTCCTCGGGCTCTATGAGGGTGTGCCGCTGACCGGGCGCGGCATCGGCTATAGCATGGTGGTTCCCGACAAGATCACCATATTCCAGAATGCCATAGAATCCATATTTGTTTCCGATATTGAAATCGAACGTGAGGTGCGCCAAGTGGTGCTGCACGAGATCGCGCACCACTTCGGGCTGGATGACCGCAGACTCGAACAGATTGAATCAGAAAAACAGGCTAAACACGGGAGGTCCTGA
- a CDS encoding N-acetyltransferase — protein MTAADKPRLMALLEATPEFEPAEIPVAEGVIDVYLDCPGRDYQITIAESASRIVGYVCYGQTPLTMTTWDIYWMAVALDKRGMGIGAALLKKAEDEIQRAGGKLLLIETSSKPNYLNTRRFYLKKGYKRVSRIRDFYAPGDHRLIFEKRFHDSTASF, from the coding sequence ATGACCGCTGCCGACAAACCCCGGCTCATGGCGTTGCTCGAAGCCACCCCCGAATTCGAGCCCGCCGAAATACCCGTGGCCGAAGGAGTCATCGATGTTTACCTTGACTGTCCCGGCAGGGATTACCAGATCACAATCGCCGAATCGGCATCGAGAATCGTGGGGTATGTCTGCTACGGGCAGACGCCCCTCACCATGACCACATGGGACATTTACTGGATGGCGGTAGCCCTGGACAAACGCGGGATGGGCATAGGCGCGGCACTACTCAAGAAAGCTGAAGACGAAATTCAAAGAGCTGGGGGCAAACTATTGCTGATAGAGACATCCAGCAAACCCAATTACCTGAACACGCGCCGTTTCTACCTCAAAAAGGGATACAAAAGGGTGTCACGTATCCGCGATTTTTACGCCCCGGGTGACCATCGTCTCATCTTCGAAAAGCGCTTCCATGACAGCACAGCCTCTTTTTAA
- a CDS encoding ATP-grasp domain-containing protein yields MALRVALIYNDPIPDRYSQMGEADAIADVLEEVKAVYDALLEMGHSVVKVPLVPPIDSVRSILGGLDVDIFFNLFEGFAGQPETEAMVAGIMAAMGKPFTGSLAPTLALALDKAKTKELLIAAGVNTPRFQVLRPDNVSRFDLKYPCIVKPAAEDASHGVNQDSVVNDKDALAVQVEKICLHYGGRALVEEFLDGRELSSTIMGIRKPIVLSISEIIFSLPPGLPNMLTFGAKWLTDDVYFHHTDPVCPAKVDDALWAHVSEVSTAAYRLLGCRGYARVDMRLDSLGHASVLEVNPNPDISVTSGAVRQASAIGLTYPQFIERIMQLAFDRE; encoded by the coding sequence TTGGCTCTTAGGGTGGCCCTGATCTATAACGACCCCATACCCGACCGCTACAGCCAGATGGGCGAGGCCGATGCCATCGCTGATGTGCTGGAAGAGGTTAAAGCCGTTTACGATGCCCTGCTGGAGATGGGACACAGCGTGGTCAAAGTGCCCCTGGTGCCCCCGATAGACAGTGTCCGCTCCATTCTGGGGGGGCTGGATGTGGATATATTCTTTAATCTTTTCGAGGGTTTCGCCGGGCAGCCGGAGACCGAGGCCATGGTAGCCGGCATAATGGCGGCCATGGGCAAACCGTTCACAGGCTCGCTGGCTCCCACGCTGGCGCTGGCCCTGGATAAGGCCAAGACCAAGGAGCTGCTCATTGCCGCGGGTGTGAACACACCCAGGTTTCAGGTGCTGCGCCCGGATAATGTGAGCCGGTTTGACTTGAAGTATCCCTGCATTGTCAAACCGGCGGCGGAGGATGCCAGTCACGGCGTCAACCAGGACAGTGTGGTAAACGACAAGGATGCTCTCGCTGTTCAGGTCGAGAAAATATGCTTGCACTACGGCGGCAGGGCGCTGGTAGAAGAATTCCTTGACGGGCGCGAGCTTAGTTCAACCATTATGGGCATCCGCAAACCCATTGTTCTATCCATCTCGGAAATTATTTTTTCACTGCCTCCAGGACTTCCCAACATGCTCACATTCGGCGCCAAGTGGTTAACCGACGATGTTTATTTCCACCATACCGACCCGGTTTGCCCGGCCAAAGTTGACGATGCTCTCTGGGCTCACGTTTCCGAAGTATCGACTGCTGCGTACCGGCTGCTGGGCTGCCGCGGCTATGCCCGTGTGGACATGCGGCTGGATAGCCTAGGACATGCCAGCGTGCTCGAGGTCAATCCCAACCCCGATATCTCCGTTACATCCGGGGCGGTAAGACAGGCGTCGGCTATCGGGCTCACTTACCCGCAATTCATCGAACGCATCATGCAGTTGGCTTTCGACCGGGAGTAA
- a CDS encoding ATP-grasp domain-containing protein: MKIGLSYDIKEQASKAEGLPEDAFEEYDSPETVEALAAAIGSHGHTVQRLGGGPAFLKNILDARPDLVFNIAEGLGNYRSREAQVPSVLEMLGIPYSGSDPLTLSVCLEKPLTKQLMAACGVATPKWCVINDISELESFNWKEFPFPAFAKPAHEGSSKGIRGASRVDNPRALKELIKQQMALYAQPMMVEEFISGEEVTVGLLGNNPTRLTGIMHVIPRQKSPDFVYSLEVKRDWQNQVEYECPARFDESVLERIQDSCLKAFGALGIRDLARMDFRISPGGTPYFLEVNPLPGLNPKSGDYIIMAEAMGWSYNTLIGAVLKSAIERCGLGS; the protein is encoded by the coding sequence ATGAAAATAGGCTTAAGCTATGATATAAAAGAGCAGGCATCAAAGGCAGAGGGGCTGCCTGAAGATGCCTTTGAAGAGTACGATTCTCCTGAAACAGTAGAAGCACTGGCCGCCGCCATCGGTTCTCACGGACACACTGTCCAGAGGCTGGGCGGCGGCCCCGCTTTTTTAAAGAATATACTGGACGCCAGGCCAGACCTGGTGTTCAACATCGCCGAAGGGCTGGGTAACTACCGCAGCCGCGAGGCACAGGTCCCTTCAGTGCTTGAGATGCTGGGCATCCCCTACTCCGGCTCCGACCCACTGACCCTGTCCGTCTGCCTGGAAAAGCCGCTCACCAAGCAGCTGATGGCTGCCTGCGGAGTAGCCACGCCCAAATGGTGTGTCATCAACGATATCAGCGAGCTGGAAAGCTTCAACTGGAAGGAATTTCCCTTTCCGGCTTTTGCCAAACCGGCGCACGAAGGTTCAAGCAAGGGCATACGCGGCGCCTCGCGCGTGGATAACCCCCGAGCGCTCAAGGAACTCATCAAGCAGCAGATGGCCCTCTACGCGCAACCCATGATGGTCGAGGAGTTTATTTCGGGGGAAGAGGTCACCGTGGGGCTGCTGGGCAATAATCCCACGCGCCTCACCGGCATCATGCACGTCATACCGAGACAAAAAAGCCCGGATTTCGTCTACTCGCTGGAGGTCAAGCGCGACTGGCAGAATCAGGTCGAGTACGAATGCCCGGCCAGGTTCGACGAATCCGTACTGGAAAGAATACAAGACTCCTGTCTCAAGGCGTTCGGGGCGCTGGGGATACGCGACCTGGCGCGCATGGACTTCCGCATATCCCCGGGCGGCACGCCCTATTTTCTGGAAGTCAATCCCCTGCCCGGCCTCAACCCCAAGAGCGGGGACTATATTATCATGGCGGAAGCCATGGGATGGAGTTATAATACGCTGATAGGCGCTGTACTCAAGTCAGCCATAGAGAGGTGCGGGCTTGGCTCTTAG
- a CDS encoding KamA family radical SAM protein, translated as MKAQATLIKEAKEEPPSTTATAVQLEDEEPPLKAATALRRLFCNTPSEQWNDWRWHFRNRITTIEGLSKYVHFTPHERSQLRLVSIKYPLAITPYYLSLMNPDDPADPIRRQALPAPEELSMSSIGMEDPLAEEEHSVVPGLVHRYPDRVLMVLTDICPMLCRHCTRKREWRHGGWVRTPDEVEAMLEYIRNHKEVRDVIISGGDPLTLSTQRLEAVLAGIRRIGHVEIIRIGTRVPVVLPQRIDDELCNMLSKYGPIWLNTHFNHPRELTPEAAGACDRLLRAGVPVNNQSVLLKGVNDSVETQLKLCQGLLKIKVRPYYLFQCDDVAGTEHFWTPVETGVGIIQGMRGFTSGLAVPTYVIDLPNGGGKIPVGPDYVLERTPQEFVVRNYQGKIIHYRNPGNVKARSGHSELVCDEAIHA; from the coding sequence TACAACTGCCACCGCGGTCCAGTTAGAGGATGAAGAACCTCCCCTTAAAGCGGCGACGGCACTGCGCCGTCTTTTTTGCAACACACCCTCGGAACAGTGGAACGACTGGCGGTGGCATTTCCGCAACCGCATCACCACGATTGAAGGACTGTCCAAATACGTCCATTTTACCCCGCATGAACGCTCACAGCTAAGGCTGGTGAGCATTAAATACCCTCTCGCCATCACGCCCTACTACCTGTCACTCATGAATCCTGACGATCCCGCAGACCCCATCCGCAGGCAGGCACTGCCCGCTCCAGAAGAGCTTTCCATGTCGTCAATCGGCATGGAAGACCCTCTGGCTGAGGAAGAACACTCGGTGGTCCCCGGGCTGGTACACCGCTACCCAGACCGCGTTCTCATGGTGCTGACCGATATCTGCCCCATGCTATGCCGCCACTGCACGCGCAAGCGCGAATGGCGCCACGGCGGCTGGGTGCGCACACCTGACGAGGTTGAGGCCATGCTGGAGTACATCAGAAATCACAAGGAAGTCCGCGACGTCATCATATCCGGTGGTGATCCGCTAACGCTGTCGACGCAACGCCTGGAAGCGGTGCTGGCCGGCATTCGCCGCATCGGCCATGTTGAGATAATCCGCATCGGCACGCGCGTGCCCGTGGTGCTGCCGCAGCGTATTGACGACGAGCTGTGCAACATGCTTTCCAAATACGGCCCTATCTGGCTTAACACGCACTTCAACCACCCACGCGAGCTGACACCCGAAGCCGCCGGAGCCTGCGACCGGCTGCTGCGCGCCGGCGTGCCGGTGAATAACCAGTCGGTACTGCTCAAAGGCGTCAACGACTCGGTCGAGACGCAGCTCAAGCTGTGCCAGGGTTTGCTCAAGATAAAAGTCCGCCCTTACTACCTGTTCCAGTGCGATGACGTAGCCGGCACCGAGCATTTCTGGACCCCTGTGGAAACGGGTGTGGGCATCATCCAGGGCATGCGCGGCTTCACTTCCGGCCTGGCTGTTCCGACATATGTTATCGACCTGCCTAACGGCGGGGGCAAGATACCCGTGGGGCCCGACTATGTTCTCGAACGCACGCCGCAAGAGTTCGTCGTGCGCAACTACCAGGGCAAGATAATTCACTACCGGAATCCGGGCAACGTGAAAGCGCGTTCCGGACATAGCGAGCTGGTATGTGATGAAGCCATCCATGCATAG